From one Coffea eugenioides isolate CCC68of chromosome 11, Ceug_1.0, whole genome shotgun sequence genomic stretch:
- the LOC113753077 gene encoding nicotinate phosphoribosyltransferase 1-like: MEAAVANGPKKVDDKRNGGVIDGPTNPMVTPLLTDLYQFTMAYAYWKAGKHDERAVFDLYFRKNPFGGEYTIFAGLEDCIRFVAHFNFTEDEIAFVRATLPPSCEDSFFDYLRGLDCSDIEIYSISEGSVVFPKVPLLRVEGPVAVVQLLETPFVNLINYASLVATNAARHRFVAGKSKLLLEFGLRRAQGPDGGISASKYCYMGGFDATSNVAAGRLFGIPLRGTHSHAFVSSFLSPDEILEKSLCSCDGSTVCEDFVSWVQTWLSKLKRSKLLAGIFGETNQSELAAFMSYALAFPNNFLALVDTYDVVRSGIPNFCAVALALNDLGYKAQGIRLDSGDLAYLSCEARKFFHSIETEFGVPDFRRTSITASNDLNEETLDDLNKQGHEVDAFGIGTHLVTCYAQPALGVVFKLVEINNQPRIKLSEDVSKVSIPCKKRCYRLYGKEGYPLVDIMTGENEPSPKVGERILCRHPFNESKRAYVVPQKVEELLKCYWSGSSDRRREELPPIKEIRDRCIDQLDRMRTDHMRRLNPTPYKVSVSAKLYDFIHFLWLNEAPVGELQ; this comes from the exons ATGGAAGCAGCCGTAGCGAACGGTCCGAAAAAGGTTGATGATAAACGGAACGGGGGTGTGATTGATGGACCGACTAATCCAATGGTGACGCCTTTGCTTACTGATCTCTATCAGTTCACTATGGCCTATGCATACTGGAAAGCTGGCAAGCACGACGAACGAGCCGT GTTTGACTTGTATTTCCGGAAGAACCCCTTTGGTGGTGAATATACAATATTTGCTGGTTTAGAAGATTGCATAAGATTTGTTGCTCATTTTAATTTTACAGAGGATGAGATAGCTTTTGTGCGGGCAACATTACCTCCATCATGCGAG GATAGTTTCTTTGATTACCTCCGAGGACTTGATTGTTCAGATATTGAAATATATTCTATCTCTGAAGGATCCGTAGTCTTCCCTAAAGTTCCTTTGTTGAGGGTTGAAGGACCAGTTGCG GTGGTCCAGCTGCTCGAAACTCCATTTGTGAATCTTATTAACTATGCATCGTTGGTTGCTACTAATGCTGCCAGGCATCGTTTTGTTGCTGGAAAATCTAAACTGCTTCTTGAATTTGGACTCAGAAGGGCACAG GGCCCTGATGGTGGCATATCAGCATCCAAATATTGCTACATGGGAGGATTTGACGCAACAAG CAATGTAGCAGCTGGTAGATTGTTTGGGATCCCACTTCGTGGAACTCATTCTCATGCTTTTGTTAGCTCATTTTTG AGTCCTGATGAAATATTAGAGAAGTCACTCTGTAGCTGTGATGGTTCAACTGTTTGTGAGGATTTCGTTAGTTGGGTGCAGACATGGTTGAGCAAATTAAAG CGGTCAAAACTATTAGCTGGTATTTTTGGTGAAACCAATCAAAGTGAACTAGCTGCATTCATGTCATATGCTTTGGCATTTCCCAACAACTTTCTGGCCTTAGTTGACACATATGAT GTAGTCAGAAGTGGCATTCCCAATTTTTGTGCAGTTGCTCTGGCCCTAAATGATCTGGG GTATAAGGCACAAGGGATTAGATTAGACTCCGGTGATCTTGCATACCTGTCGTGTGAGGCTAGAAAGTTCTTTCATTCTATTGAAACGGAATTTGGAGTCCCTGATTTTCGAAGGACGAGCATCACAGCCAGTAATGATCTCAATGAGGAAACATTAGATGATTTGAACAAGCAG GGTCATGAGGTTGATGCTTTTGGAATTGGAACTCATTTGGTTACATGCTATGCTCAACCTGCCCTAGGTGTTGTCTTCAAGCTTGTTGAAATAAATAACCAGCCCCGTATTAAACTTTCTGAAGATGTTTCAAAG GTCTCTATTCCGTGTAAAAAACGGTGTTACAGATTGTATGGGAAGGAAGGTTATCCTCTTGTAGATATAATGACTGGGGAAAATGAGCCGTCTCCAAAG GTAGGTGAGCGGATTTTGTGTCGCCATCCATTTAATGAGTCAAAACGAGCATATGTGGTTCCGCAGAAGGTTGAGGAACTTCTAAAGTGCTATTGGTCGGGTAGTTCAG ATAGAAGAAGAGAGGAGTTACCACCCATCAAAGAGATAAGGGACCGCTGTATTGACCAACTGGACCGGATGCGCACTGATCACATGAGAAGGTTGAACCCAACACCTTACAAG GTTAGTGTAAGTGCAAAGTTATATGACTTCATTCATTTTCTCTGGCTCAATGAAGCACCCGTTGGAGAATTGCAATGA
- the LOC113752828 gene encoding uncharacterized protein LOC113752828, with translation MANLYDTANCSSSSPDDPDDFSLFLHQIMLRSRTSSSTSFMAQKGNEVQSYPGNQGCGLHLVSGTERISIPEAPSAGLQHWSYGGGFTSPGLGSFCQESGVNVSSSSVSVATMDNDLNDYDCESEGLEVLEEAMVKPTAPCNASKRSRAAEVHNLSEKRRRSRINEKMKALQNLIPNSNKTDKASMLDEAIEYLKQLQLQVQLLTVRNGLSLYPMCLPGVLPSNQVSETRTGYEGNRSLDMSLASALPLKPVTPTNILFNLPDNFKKAKQASDVNQSKLSDSEDAFAPASIIHGNHRPIQFPLPGTSKKGTCMGQKSPNQQANQDLSRRKSVAKHIGAEATGSTALNALPSGLEQNILEAWVLGRDQSGGRLLKNMECKNLLLSQVDGTGRLQVNSRFSTVAESVWLLTMSNLIVPFLGAYEAIAITQSVELDKLGGLYTFILQLECNPSSVGENMNSVISFHVCFREDRSH, from the exons ATGGCGAACTTGTACGATACAGCAAACTGCTCTTCTTCATCCCCAGATGACCCGGacgatttttctcttttcttgcaTCAAATTATGCTTCGATCACGTACTTCTTCTTCCACAAGTTTTATGGCTCAGAAGGGTAACGAGGTGCAGTCTTATCCTGGAAATCAAGGTTGTGGGTTGCATTTGGTTTCCGGTACTGAGCGGATCTCTATACCGGAGGCCCCTTCAGCTGGACTGCAGCACTGGTCTTACGGTGGGGGTTTTACTTCTCCGGGGTTGGGGTCTTTTTGCCAGGAGAGTGGAGTGAATGTGTCATCTTCTTCGGTTTCTGTTGCAACGATGGATAATGATCTCAATGACTATGATTGTGAAAGTGAG GGTTTGGAAGTGCTGGAGGAGGCTATGGTTAAGCCAACTGCACCCTGCAACGCGTCCAAGAGGAGTAGAGCAGCTGAAGTTCATAACTTATCTGAAAAG AGGAGGAGGAGCAGGATAAATGAGAAAATGAAAGCGCTACAAAATCTGATACCCAATTCGAACAAG ACCGATAAGGCTTCAATGCTTGATGAAGCCATTGAGTACCTCAAGCAACTTCAGCTACAAGTACAG TTGTTGACAGTGAGAAATGGTTTAAGCCTATATCCCATGTGTCTTCCTGGAGTGTTGCCATCGAATCAAGTTTCTGAAACAAGAACGGGCTACGAGGGTAACAGATCCTTGGACATGAGCTTGGCGAGTGCACTTCCCCTGAAGCCGGTTACCCCTACTAATATCCTGTTCAATCTACCTGACAATTTTAAGAAAGCTAAGCAGGCATCAGATGTTAATCAATCCAAGCTAAGTGATTCAGAAGATGCATTTGCACCAGCATCAATTATTCATGGTAATCACAGACCAATTCAGTTCCCGCTACCTGGAACTTCTAAG AAGGGAACTTGCATGGGGCAGAAATCACCCAATCAACAAGCAAACCAGGATCTTTCTAGAAGAAAATCAGTAG CGAAGCATATAGGAGCTGAAGCAACAGGATCAACTGCTCTCAATGCACTACCATCTGGTTTGGAGCAAAATATTCTGGAAGCATGGGTCCTTGGAAGGGACCAATCGGGAGGAAGGCTGCTTAAAAATATGGAGTGCAAAAATCTTCTTTTGTCACAAGTAGATGG AACTGGACGTCTACAAGTGAACTCTAGATTCTCTACTGTTGCAGAAAGCGTATGGCTGCTCACTATGTCTAATCTAATAGTACCATTTCTTGGCGCTTACGAAGCTATTGCGATCACACAATCTGTTGAATTGGATAAGCTTGGTGGTCTTTATACATTCATTCTGCAGCTAGAATGTAATCCTTCGTCTGTTGGAGAAAATATGAACAGCGTAATCAGTTTTCACGTGTGTTTCAGGGAGGATCGAAGTCACTAG
- the LOC113752829 gene encoding F-box protein At5g67140, whose protein sequence is MCYLTKPQGSNCSLIKLKGKFFPFSLFFYYLTCTYLNLESASASICYIFFVRYSRTKQFPGFLNSLVHVFQNLLEYSRRRRRWRGLVEMEVEKEGEIDLLPIDLLAHIFTLITCFKDLAQASSVSRKWRQGVKESLARRDKLSFSGWKMDDDSTTRVVCLAFSLKELDISRSRWGCQITDQGLYQLATAKCISNLSSISLWGSTGITDRGVIQLISRATSLQHLNIGGTFITDTSLFAVADSCQELKTIVLWGCRHVTEEGLLVLVNKCRKLESINVWGLRVPLDCFVGLLTISPALQIRPKGMVNVERISMWPVF, encoded by the exons ATGTGCTATTTGACCAAACCTCAAGGTTCGAATTGTAGCTTGATCAAACTTAAGGGGAAG tttttccctttctctctcttcttttatTACCTGACGTGTACGTATCTGAACTTGGAAAGTGCCAGCGCCTCCAtttgctatattttttttgtaagatACAGCCGGACAAAACAATTTCCCGGGTTTCTCAATTCTCTCGTCCACGTATTTCAAAACTTGTTAGAATACAGTCGTCGTCGTCGTCGTTGGAGGGGATTGGTGGAAATGGAGGTGGAGAAGGAGGGGGAGATTGATCTGCTGCCGATTGACTTGTTGGCTCACATATTTAccctcatcacttgcttcaaaGATTTGGCTCA GGCGAGCAGCGTGAGCCGGAAATGGAGGCAGGGGGTGAAGGAATCGCTGGCGAGGAGGGATAAGCTGAGCTTTTCAGGTTGGAAAATGGACGACGATTCCACCACACGCGTCGTTTGCCTTGCTTTCAGTCTCAAGGAGCTTGACAT TTCTAGGAGCCGATGGGGCTGCCAGATAACCGACCAAGGGCTTTACCAATTAGCTACTGCAAAGTGCATTAGCAACCTatcctcaatatctttgtgggGTTCAACAGGAATCACAGATAGAGGTGTTATCCAACTG ATTTCCAGAGCTACTTCTTTACAACACCTAAACATAGGTGGTACATTTATCACAGATACATCTTTGTTTGCTGTTGCAGATAGCTGTCAAGAATTGAAG ACTATTGTCCTGTGGGGCTGCCGCCATGTGACTGAGGAGGGACTTCTAGTCCTTGTAAATAAATGTCGCAAGCTGGAGTCCATAAATGTTTGGGGTCTGAGGGTTCCATTGGATTGCTTTGTTGGTTTGCTTACCATAAGCCCTGCTCTTCAGATACGACCCAAAGGAATGGTGAACGTCGAGAGAATTTCTATGTGGCCTGTCTTTTAA
- the LOC113754349 gene encoding PI-PLC X domain-containing protein At5g67130, with the protein MRKRCSNINFISGSRRALNSFAVTGTQNHPFYLLLLILLVPVAFIPATACSTGNCQLLDSCTSATDCGPGLYCGNCPAVGKTQPFCTRGQATIPTSIINGLPFNKYTWLVTHNSFSIVDAPSLTGAQRITFYNQEDTVTNQLRNGVRGLMLDMYDFEDDIWLCHSFRGQCYNFTAFEPAIDTLKEVEAFLNENPTEIVTIIIEDYVHAPKGLTKVFSNAALDKYWFPLSKMPKKGEDWPTVTDMIKDNHRLLVFTSDSSKEATEGIAYQWKHMVENEAGDPGVVPGSCPNRKESKPLNSKSASLFLQNYFPTIPDQNQACKEHSVALIDMINTCYKAAGNVIPNFLAVNFYMRSDGGGVFDAVDRMNGQALCGCTVITACQAGASFGSCKNVPASNTTPATTSPAGSFSGSVQLTGAVAAIQPSRVTSTCICAMSILLLLL; encoded by the exons ATGAGGAAGAGATGCAGCAACATCAACTTCATCAGCGGCAGCAGGAGAGCTCTTAATTCCTTCGCTGTTACGGGAACCCAAAACCATCCGTTTTATCTTTTACTGCTGATACTACTTGTCCCTGTCGCCTTTATCCCCGCTACTGCTTGCTCCACCGGCAATTGCCAG CTCCTGGACTCTTGTACCTCTGCAACTGATTGTGGGCCTGGCTTATATTGTGGAAACTGTCCAGCAGTGGGAAAGACTCAACCTTTCTGCACCAGAGGACAAGCTACCATCCCTACTTCAATT ATCAATGGGCTGCCATTTAATAAATACACATGGCTGGTGACCCACAATTCATTCTCAATTGTGGATGCCCCATCTTTAACGGGTGCTCAAAGGATCACATTTTACAATCAAGAGGATACAGTTACTAATCAACTCAGA AATGGAGTGAGGGGATTGATGCTGGACATGTACGATTTCGAGGATGACATCTGGCTCTGCCACTCGTTTCGTGGCCAGTGTTATAACTTCACTGCCTTT gaGCCCGCGATTGACACCTTAAAGGAAGTGGAAGCATTCTTGAATGAGAACCCAACTGAAATCGTTACCATCATAATTGAGGACTATGTCCATGCCCCCAAAGGCTTGACAAAGGTATTCTCGAATGCTGCGTTGGACAAATATTGGTTTCCGCTTTCCAAGATGCCCAAGAAGGGTGAGGACTGGCCCACTGTTACTGACATGATAAAAGACAATCACCGGTTGCTAGTTTTCACTTCTGATTCCTCCAAAGAAGCTACTGAAGGAATTGCTTATCAGTGGAAGCACATGGTGGAAAATGAAG CTGGAGATCCTGGTGTGGTGCCTGGTTCATGCCCAAACAGAAAGGAATCAAAGCCACTCAACTCGAAAAGTGCATCCCTTTTTCTACAAAATTACTTCCCTACTATTCCAGACCAAAATCAGGCTTGTAAAGAGCATTCAGTTGCCCTTATTGATATGATTAACACCTGTTACAAAGCAGCCGGCAATGTCATACCAAATTTTTTGGCTGTCAACTTTTACATG AGGAGTGATGGCGGAGGTGTTTTCGATGCTGTGGATAGGATGAATGGCCAAGCATTATGTGGATGCACTGTTATCACTGCTTGTCAG GCAGGGGCATCTTTTGGAAGTTGCAAGAATGTTCCCGCCTCTAATACAACTCCAGCTACTACCAGTCCTGCTGGAAGTTTTTCTGGGTCTGTGCAGTTAACAGGAGCTGTTGCAGCAATCCAGCCTTCCCGTGTTACGTCTACGTGCATCTGTGCCATGTCCATCTTGTTGTTGCTATTATGA